The Marinobacter bohaiensis genome segment TCCTCGCTGATCTCCGCCGGTCCAGTGCCGGTGATGGCTGTCTTCGCCAGCTTCAGGGTGGGCGGTATGCCGAACAGGCCGATCAGCACCACGACGATATTGACGCCGTTGGTCAGCTCCACAAAACCGAAGGTGAAGCGCTCCTGGCCGCTGATGGTGTCGATGCCGATCAAGCCCATGATCAGGCCGAGGCACGCGGCGAAGACCCCTTTGACAAGGCTCTTGCCCAGTAGCAGGGACAGGCTCAGCAGCCCGAACAGGGCCACCCAGAAGTAGTCTGAAGGGCCGAACATGAGCGTTACCTTGGCCAGCGGCGGCGCCAGCAACACCAGGGTCAAAGCGCTGACAGTGCCGCCGATGCCGGAGGAAAACACCGCGATCCGCAGCGCCAGGTTGCCCTTGCCCTGTTCGGACATCGGGCGGCCGTCAAAGATAGTCGCCACCGAGGCCGGTGTGCCGGGCACACCAAGCAGGATGGACGGAATCGCCCCGCCGTACATGGCGCCGTTGTAGATGCCGGCCATCAGCCCAAGCCCGACCAGTGGATCAAGGCCGAAGCTCAGGGGAATCAGGATCGCGATCCCCATGGTGGCGCTCAGTCCCGGCAGGGCGCCGATACAGATGCCCAGCAGGGTTCCGCCCAGCATCGCGAGGGCATTGGCCGGCTCCAGAATGATGTAGAAAGACGTAAGGAGTTGATCAAACATGATGATGAGCTGCCCGGTCGGTCGTTATTGGTGGCTTGTTCGAAAGTCGTTGCGAAAAACGGTTACTGGAACAGCGAGCCTGCGGGCAGGCGCCGGCTGAAGGCTTCGACGAAGATCAGGTAGATCGCGCCTTCGAAAAGCAGCGTCATGAGCAACACCATCAGCAGGTTCCGGTACCGGAGCATCATCGGGATTCCAACCAGCAACAGGGTGATCGCACTGAAGTAGCCGATATAGGGCACGAGCAGTACGGCAATCACGAGGGCCACTGCGGCGAAGGCCCCGTAGACAAAGCCGGAGACATCGATCTTGCGAATCGCACCGGGCCCCTGGCGAAACCAGGCCACCAGCGTCTTGACCAGTGACAGGACGCCGCAGCCCAACATGACCCCGCAGATCGCGGTCGGGAACAGGCTGCTGGCGCCGGTGATTTCACTGGTTTTCACCAGCAGGAAGGAGGCGGCGAGGATGGCCGTCAGTGAAAAGGCAACTTCATCGGTCACCGACTTGATGGAAATGCTCTGGTTCATGGGCTGCACCGTTCGGGCATGCCCGGCGATACGACTCGGGAGTCGCCGGGGTATTGAAACATGAGTCCGGGGAATGACGGGCGGGCGCTCCCGTAGTCAGGAATGCCCGCCAAACTGGCAAGATAAGACGCCTATTTCTCAACCCAGGGCTTGTTGTCCCACAGGTTGCTCATGTCTTCGTAGAGCGTGTCGGTCAGGTCCTTCTGCTCGGCGGCGGTCATGTAGTTCAGCATGAACAGGCGCTTCTTGGCCTCGGCCGTGAACTTGGGGTCTTCCATCATATCGGCAATCGCGCCACGGAGCTTCTCGGCTACGTCAGAATCGATATCAGCCGGCGCCATCAGGCCGCGGTACGACCCGCCAACCAGGTCGTAGCCCAGTTCCTTCAGTGTCGGCACGTCCGGGAGCAGCGGGCTGCGTTCGTCGGCCATGACGGCCAGTACGCGGATATCACCGGATTTGACGTTGCCGGCGGCCTCGCTCAGACCCATGACGGCGGCTGAGATATGACCGCCCAGCAGGGCTGCACGGCTGCGGGCACCGCCGTTGAAAGGAATGTTGTTGACGTCGACTCCGGCGGCCATCAGGAAGCGTTCGAAGGAGGTGTGTTGCGCACCGCCACGCCCCGGGTTGCCGACGGTCACGCTCTTGCCGTTTTCCTTGGCGTAATCGACCCACTGTTCGAGTGTCTCGAACTCGCTGTTGGCGCCGACAAAGATCGCCGTCGGATCGAAGATGACGTTACCCAGGAAGGTGAAGTCATCCAGTTGGTAATCCGGCGAACGCTCGATGATCGGGTTAATCACTCCCGGCATGTTGACCATGCTCAGGGTGTAGCCGTCGGATTGGGCGCGGGCCATTTCAGTGTAGGCGATTTCACCGCTGCCGCCGGGACGGTTGATGACGGTGATCGACTGGTCGCCGCCCAGCTCGTTCTGGATGTATGGCGCAATGGTGCGGGCGAGGATGTCGGTGCTGCCTCCGGCTGAGTAGCCCACGACCAGGTCGATATCGCGGGTGGGGTAATCGGTGGCGGCGAAGCTGGTTGGAGAAAACAGCGCCGTGGCAGCGAGAACGGTCATGATCGACTTTTTCAGGGACATGGAGCGACTTCCTTTTATTAGATTTGTTGGAGGGCATCCAGGGGATTGGCCCTTATGATTACGTTAGGGATCCATGGTTGCGCGAACAAACGAAAAAACCTTGTTATCGAAACAATCTTTTCTGATGTCGGGTCCTGAGTCAGGCGGCGTCCGTACCCGGTCCGCCGTCCTTGTACTTGTCGGATTCCGCCAGGATCTGCGGCAGACCGATGGCGGTATTGAGTTCATTGAAGTCTGCCATTCTTTCCGCAAACGGCTTATTGGTGCCATGCTGCTTTAGGCTGGCGAAATAGGCGCGGGCCTGGCGCAGCATGGCGCGGGCGAGGCCGCCTGGGAAAATGGCGACCCGGTAGCCAAGCTGGGCGAGGTCGTCCGGGTTGGTAATGGGGGTGTGCCCGCCTTCCACCATGTTGGCCAGAACGGGTATGCGACGACCGAACTGTTCGCCGATAGCGGCCAGCTCTTCGCGAGTGCGTGGCGATTCGATAAACAGGATGTCCGCGCCGGCTTCGACATAGCGTTCGGCGCGCTCAAGTGCCGCCTCGAAAGATTCAACGGCGATCGCATCGGTGCGTGCAACGATGAGCGTCTCCTCGCTTTGGCGACTGTCCACCGCCGCCCTGATCTTACCCTCCATTTCGCTGCAGGACACCAGGCTCTTACCGGCGAGGTGGCCGCATCGCTTGGGCAGCGACTGGTCTTCCAGCTGGATGGCTGAAGCACCGGCGCGCTCGAACACCCGAACCGTACGCTGCACGTTCAGGGCGTTGCCATAGCCTGTATCGCCGTCGACGATGATCGGCAGAGTAATGCGGTCACGGATGTAGGCGATGGAATCGGCCACTTCGGACATGGACACCAAACCAATGTCCGGGCGCCCCAGTTTGGTGTAAGCGAGGCTGCCGCCGGAAAGATAGACGGCCTCGAAGCCGGCTTCCTCGGCGAGATGGGCAGTGAACGCGTCGTATACGCCAGGGACCACCGTGATGTCGTTGTCTTCGGTGATCAGTTTTCTCAGGGTTTTCATGCAATGTCCTCCGAGTCAGGGACGGTCTATTGCTTCTGTTGTCGATCTTCGTTCCAGCGCCCGAGGTCGTTGACCGTTAGGCGGAATGCGCCATCCTCGCCGGACACCAGGCCGGGCCCTTGCGGGATCTGGTTGGCATCGTGATAGGCGAAGGGTTGTCCGGCACAGCCGGAGGCCAGCATGCCGGCCAGCAGGATTGGGATGATGGGGCGGATGTGCATGGCGATGCTCCGTCTTCAATCAATCAGAACTTGAGTCGGCTGCCCAGCGCGACCACGGTGATGTCATCAAAATCGGCGTCATCGCGATCAAGGGCGAAGACGCGGCCGGTGCCGTAGAGCTCGATCCAGTCCGCCGGCTTGTAGACGTAGTTCACGCCCATGTAGGTGCCTTCGTCGCCTTCCTGGGCGCGATCCTCGGTGATGCCGTAGTCAATCGAGCTGGCATGGCGGCCGCTCTTGTAGCCAAGGCGGAAGGTGGTGTTGGCGGACTCGTAGCCGGCGTCTGCCTCCAGACGGGAGTAGGACAACGCAGCGTTGAAGCCGCCATTCAGCAGCACCGACGCCGAGCCACCCACCGTATCGTTGCTGTCTGCGCCGCCTTCCACCTCTTCGCTGGAGTAGCCGAGGCCCGTGACGACCTTGCCGAACCCGAGTTCACTGGCGTAGACCGCGGATGCTTCGTAAATCATCTCATCCTTGCGGCCCACACTGGCGGTCAGGGTCAGCGGACCCAGTTGGTTGGTGCGGTAGGCCATACGGTCGTAGCGGCTCTCGAAGTCGAAGTTGGCAATACTCTGGGAGACGGTCGGCCCTGCCTGGCCCGCGTCCAGGAACTGTGTGCCGCCGCCCATCATGTGGGCATGCCCCAGAAGCGCCACGACGCCGGTACCGGACAGATCCTTATGAGTAATGCCGTTGGCGGCCCCGTCGCCCTGGCCAAGGTAGATTTCGCCGAACGGGCCCTTGAAAAAGATGTCCGCGTGGCGCTCCTGCAGCTCGCTGGAGATGCTGGGATTCTGCCGCGAGATTGCGGATGAGGGATTGGATTCGAACTCCATTTCCAGCCTCGCACCGGCCTCGATGGTTTCGGTGATCTGACCGGTGGCAACGAATCGGAAGCGGGTGGAACTGTTGGTGTTGTCGACAAAGTAGGTTTCTGTTTTGTCGCCATCGTCCACGGCCATCATGGCGCGGTTAACCTGGCCGGAAACGGCCAGTTCGGCGGCCTGTGTCGTGACGCTTAGACAGAGTATGGGCGCAGCCAGGCCCAGGATTTTTTTGTTGTTCATAAGACACCTTTTGTTTTATTTGTTGTTCGAAGAAACGAGTCGGGAAACAGTGGAGATATCTTTTTTATTGATTGAGTGAAGCGATCTCGAAATGCTTCGATATTTACGTTATGGGAGGTGTCGGGTTATGAACAAACGAAAAAAAGTCTTTATGGAATGAAGGTTTTTTGATGGGGGGTGCCGAGCGAGGAGGTATCTGTATAGAATTGAAAATAAATATATTTTCTGTTTGCCAGTCGGGCGGGGCAAAGAGCAGAGGTGCTGTTTTTTTATTTGCTTGTATTTTGATTGATTAAACGCGCGCGTTTTCTTTTTAAATACGGTGTTCTTATCTAGGCAATGACCCCGGACTGTATCAGAGCCTCTATGGTCGATTTATCCATGTGCAGTTCATCCTGCAACAATGCTCGTGTATTGGCGCCCAGATGGGGCGGCGCTGACCGATAAGCTGCAGGTGTAGCACTGAACTTTGCCGGATAGGCGACCGTCGGGATCTCATAGCCGTCGCTCCGCTTCATGGGGACGACCATATCGCGGGCAATGACCTGGGGATCGTCAAACACTTCCGGGATTGTGTTGATGGGTCCGCAGGGTACCCCGGCCGCCTCCAGCAGACTGATAATCCGTTCGCGAGAGAAGTGTGCAAGCCGGTCTTCGAGCCGGTCTTCGAGTAGGTCACGGTTGTCCACGCGGTCGGCGTTGGTCAGGAAACGTGGGTCGCGGGCAACAGCAGTGAGCTCCAGTACGTCGCACAACGAGCGGAACTGGCGGTCGTTGCCGCAGGCGATAATGACATGGCCGTCCTGTACCGGGTACGCGCGGTAGGGCACCAAGTTGGGATGGTTGTTGCCCATTGGCTTCGGTGTGCGTTTTCCGACCAGCCAGTTGGAGCCCTGATTGGCGAGCATGGCCACCTGGCAATCGAACAGGGAACAGTCGATATGCTGGCCTTCGCCGGTTTGCTCCCGGCTGGCGATGGCGGCCAGGATCGAGGTCGCGGCATACATGCCGGTGAATTCGTCGGTAATGGCGACACCCGTCTTCAAGGGTTCGGCGCGCTGGGTTTCGGTCTCCGGCTGTCCGGTGATACTCATCAGTCCGCCCATCCCCTGGATCAGGAAGTCGTAGCCGGCACGGCTGGCGTAGGGGCCGGTCTGGCCGAAACCGGTGATGGAGCAATACACCAGGCGCGGATTCTCTTTACGCAGGCTGGCGTAATCCAGCCCGTACTTTTTCAGCCCGCCCACCTTGAAGTTCTCCACCAGGATGTCGGCGGAACGGGCGAGCTTGCGAACCAGCTCCGCGCCTTCGGGCCTGGAAAAGTCAACGCAGACGGATTCCTTGTTGCGGTTGCAGCAGGTGAAGTAGGCCGCGTCGGAGGCTTCAACGCCGTCATCGTCGGCTTCGCGGGTCAGGAATGGCGGCCCCCAGCGGCGGGTATCGTCGCCTGTCAGGCTCTCGACCTTGATCACCCGGGCGCCCAGGTCCGCCAGGATCTGTGTCGTCCACGGACCGGCCAGGATACGGCTGAGGTCAAGGACCGTCAGATGACTCAGTGGGCCGGGGACAGGGGTATCGGAATCGCGGGATGCATCTACGGACATGAAAGCTTTCCTCCATCGCAGGCAGAGGGATAAGCGCCCGTGCCGGTTGGCCCGGGCGCTGTAGGAAGGGTAAGGGCCGCTTAGCCGGTAAACGCCTGGATGCCGGTCTGGGCACGTCCCAGGATCAGGGCGTGTACGTCGTGGGTGCCCTCGTAGGTGTTGACCGCTTCCAGGTTCACCATGTGGCGGATTACGCCGTACTCATCGGACACACCATTACCGCCGAGCATGTCGCGGGCGGTGCGGGCGATGTCCAGCGCCTTGCCGCAGGAATTGCGCTTCATCAGTGAGGTGATTTCCACCGCGGCTTTGTCTTCATCCTTCATGCGACCGAGACGCAGGCAGCCCTGCAGGCCCAGCGTGATTTCCGTCTGCATGTCCGCCAGTTTCTTCTGGATCAACTGGTTGGCGGCCAGCGGGCGGCCGAACTGCTTGCGATCCAGTACGTACTGGCGGGCCGCGGTCCAGCAGAATTCGGCGGCACCGAGGGCGCCCCAGGCGATGCCGTAGCGTGCAGAGTTCAGGCAGGTGAACGGGCCACGCAGGCCAGTGACCTCCGGGAACATGTTCTCTTCCGGCACGAAGACTTCGTCCATCACAATCTCGCCGGTAATGGACGCACGCAGGCTCACCTTGCCGTGGATCGCCGGGGCGCTCAGGCCTTTCATGCCCTTGTCCAGGATGAAACCGCGGATCTTGCCATCCTCGGTCTTGGCCCAGACCACGAAGACGTCAGCGATCGGGCTGTTGGTGATCCAGATCTTGCTGCCGCTGAGCTT includes the following:
- a CDS encoding CaiB/BaiF CoA transferase family protein, yielding MSVDASRDSDTPVPGPLSHLTVLDLSRILAGPWTTQILADLGARVIKVESLTGDDTRRWGPPFLTREADDDGVEASDAAYFTCCNRNKESVCVDFSRPEGAELVRKLARSADILVENFKVGGLKKYGLDYASLRKENPRLVYCSITGFGQTGPYASRAGYDFLIQGMGGLMSITGQPETETQRAEPLKTGVAITDEFTGMYAATSILAAIASREQTGEGQHIDCSLFDCQVAMLANQGSNWLVGKRTPKPMGNNHPNLVPYRAYPVQDGHVIIACGNDRQFRSLCDVLELTAVARDPRFLTNADRVDNRDLLEDRLEDRLAHFSRERIISLLEAAGVPCGPINTIPEVFDDPQVIARDMVVPMKRSDGYEIPTVAYPAKFSATPAAYRSAPPHLGANTRALLQDELHMDKSTIEALIQSGVIA
- a CDS encoding acyl-CoA dehydrogenase, yielding MSRPNAEFDWYSPLLLDDQLEEEERMVRDTAHNYAQDKLATRVLEAFRHEKTDPEIFREMGELGLLGATIPEQYGGAGLNYVSYGLIAREVERVDSGYRSMMSVQSSLVMVPINEFGSEEQKQKYLPKLASGEWIGCFGLTEPNHGSDPGSMETRAKKVDGGYKLSGSKIWITNSPIADVFVVWAKTEDGKIRGFILDKGMKGLSAPAIHGKVSLRASITGEIVMDEVFVPEENMFPEVTGLRGPFTCLNSARYGIAWGALGAAEFCWTAARQYVLDRKQFGRPLAANQLIQKKLADMQTEITLGLQGCLRLGRMKDEDKAAVEITSLMKRNSCGKALDIARTARDMLGGNGVSDEYGVIRHMVNLEAVNTYEGTHDVHALILGRAQTGIQAFTG
- a CDS encoding porin; this encodes MNNKKILGLAAPILCLSVTTQAAELAVSGQVNRAMMAVDDGDKTETYFVDNTNSSTRFRFVATGQITETIEAGARLEMEFESNPSSAISRQNPSISSELQERHADIFFKGPFGEIYLGQGDGAANGITHKDLSGTGVVALLGHAHMMGGGTQFLDAGQAGPTVSQSIANFDFESRYDRMAYRTNQLGPLTLTASVGRKDEMIYEASAVYASELGFGKVVTGLGYSSEEVEGGADSNDTVGGSASVLLNGGFNAALSYSRLEADAGYESANTTFRLGYKSGRHASSIDYGITEDRAQEGDEGTYMGVNYVYKPADWIELYGTGRVFALDRDDADFDDITVVALGSRLKF
- a CDS encoding tripartite tricarboxylate transporter TctB family protein, whose protein sequence is MNQSISIKSVTDEVAFSLTAILAASFLLVKTSEITGASSLFPTAICGVMLGCGVLSLVKTLVAWFRQGPGAIRKIDVSGFVYGAFAAVALVIAVLLVPYIGYFSAITLLLVGIPMMLRYRNLLMVLLMTLLFEGAIYLIFVEAFSRRLPAGSLFQ
- a CDS encoding isocitrate lyase/PEP mutase family protein — its product is MKTLRKLITEDNDITVVPGVYDAFTAHLAEEAGFEAVYLSGGSLAYTKLGRPDIGLVSMSEVADSIAYIRDRITLPIIVDGDTGYGNALNVQRTVRVFERAGASAIQLEDQSLPKRCGHLAGKSLVSCSEMEGKIRAAVDSRQSEETLIVARTDAIAVESFEAALERAERYVEAGADILFIESPRTREELAAIGEQFGRRIPVLANMVEGGHTPITNPDDLAQLGYRVAIFPGGLARAMLRQARAYFASLKQHGTNKPFAERMADFNELNTAIGLPQILAESDKYKDGGPGTDAA
- a CDS encoding Bug family tripartite tricarboxylate transporter substrate binding protein, which encodes MSLKKSIMTVLAATALFSPTSFAATDYPTRDIDLVVGYSAGGSTDILARTIAPYIQNELGGDQSITVINRPGGSGEIAYTEMARAQSDGYTLSMVNMPGVINPIIERSPDYQLDDFTFLGNVIFDPTAIFVGANSEFETLEQWVDYAKENGKSVTVGNPGRGGAQHTSFERFLMAAGVDVNNIPFNGGARSRAALLGGHISAAVMGLSEAAGNVKSGDIRVLAVMADERSPLLPDVPTLKELGYDLVGGSYRGLMAPADIDSDVAEKLRGAIADMMEDPKFTAEAKKRLFMLNYMTAAEQKDLTDTLYEDMSNLWDNKPWVEK